The Plodia interpunctella isolate USDA-ARS_2022_Savannah chromosome 11, ilPloInte3.2, whole genome shotgun sequence genome includes a window with the following:
- the LOC128673888 gene encoding uncharacterized protein LOC128673888 encodes MIAKKCWFICVVVVFSSLVYVVTAASDEAKNEKRNRGKSKMIDKTQTGTLSNVIAAIQNMPTMDLGKKFRTPCKTGNRCGKVIKRLMVSKLAQLENTIMGIMKELAKLPPGSRLPDKFTKTEPAKLLLDQNYKEDVCMDKLESCLKEDKRRKRILKKLFFKKYNSLRQELIGYGGRRLWGGEGNLFYK; translated from the exons ATGATTGCAAAGAAATGTTGGTTTATTTGTGTGGTGGTCGTCTTTAGTTCGTTAGTATATGTAGTTACCGCGGCTTCTGATGAGGCTAAAAATGAGAAACGGAACAGAGGAAAAAGCAAAATGA TTGATAAGACTCAAACGGGAACTCTTTCGAACGTGATCGCTGCCATCCAGAACATGCCCACGATGGACCTCGGCAAGAAGTTCAGGACGCCTTGCAAGACCGGCAACAGATGTGGAAAG GTAATAAAGAGACTGATGGTGTCCAAACTGGCACAACTGGAGAACACGATAATGGGCATAATGAAAGAGCTCGCGAAACTTCCGCCGGGCTCACGTCTCCCGGACAAGTTCACCAAGACAGAGCCTGCCAAGCTGCTCCTCGACCAGAACTATAA AGAAGACGTCTGCATGGACAAGCTAGAGTCGTGTCTGAAGGAAGACAAGCGGAGGAAGAGGATCCTTAAGAAGCTCTTCTTCAAGAAGTATAACTCCCTTCGTCAAGAGCTGATCGGATATGGAGGACGCCGGCTATGGGGTGGTGAAGGGAACTTATTCTATAAGTGA